A stretch of Episyrphus balteatus chromosome 2, idEpiBalt1.1, whole genome shotgun sequence DNA encodes these proteins:
- the LOC129910237 gene encoding G patch domain-containing protein 4 has translation MSFAEKLLKKYGWKEGEGLGKNNDGISVPLKANLKFDNAGLGVDKADEFNNHWWERVFNEAANNVEIQKDGDKVVVNRKNDESVEITTKEYSTRKLKKKTVGSYDNFLSSATLINTGDEVANPFKIDTKEIEVSSYKPLTDEELFAACGGRTAHKGARHGLKLSGKLARIEQQEKEMLLKMQTNPIEEIPDSWTVVKSKKKKNKKKSEEEEKASVPEEDSKLNSLLFTTEYCIKSKKKRKEQKKTEEKLSNSLVSVSLEKENDDETLLALSENSKAIKKLKKEKKLKKKNKKNLNNDSYREQKETEPIEIEEASPAQEDVETNESIEVPLKKKHKKCKHGIDKDAKEAHKKAKKIKKNLKHITEDLERSILVET, from the exons atgagttttgcagaaaaattacttaaaaaatatggatgGAAAGAAg GCGAAGGTTTAGGAAAAAACAACGATGGCATATCTGTCCCTCTTAAAGCCAATCTCAAATTTGATAATGCTGGTCTAGGAGTGGATAAAGCTGACGAATTTAATAATCACTGGTGGGAGCGTGTATTCAATGAAGCTGCTAATAATGTTGAAATCCAAAAAGACGGTGACAAAGTTGTTGTCAATCGAAAAAATGATGAATCTGTTGAA attacaACAAAAGAATACTCCACTCGCAAGTTGAAGAAGAAAACAGTTGGTTCTTATGATAATTTCCTATCATCTGCGACATTGATCAATACGGGAGATGAAGTGGCTAATCCTTTTAAGATTGACACCAAAGAAATCGAGGTGTCATCTTATAAACCTCTTACAGATGAGGAACTCTTTGCAGCATGTGGCGGAAGAACAGCTCATAAAGGTGCTCGACATGGTCTCAAGCTGTCTGGGAAATTGGCCCGAATAGaacagcaagaaaaagaaatgcttttaaaaatgcaaacaaatccCATTGAGGAAATTCCCGATTCGTGGACTGTTGTAAAGagcaagaagaagaaaaacaaaaagaaatctgaagaagaagaaaaagcttCAGTACCTGAAGaagattcaaaattaaatagttTACTCTTTACCACAGAATATTgcataaaatcaaagaaaaagagaaaagaacaaaagaaaactGAAGAGAAACTATCAAACTCTTTGGTTTCGGTTTCTTTGGAAAAAGAAAACGATGACGAGACATTGCTTGCTTTGAGTGAGAATTCCAAGGCTATTAAGAAACTTAAGAAGGAGAAAAagttgaagaagaaaaataaaaagaatttaaacaACGACTCATATCGAGAGCAAAAGGAAACAGAACCAATTGAAATTGAGGAGGCTTCTCCTGCTCAAGAAGATGTAGAAACAAATGAGTCTATTGAAGTACCTTTGAAGAAGAAAcataaaaaatgcaaacatgGAATTGACAAGGATGCAAAGGAAGCGCACAAAAAAGccaaaaagataaagaaaaatCTTAAGCACATAACAGAGGATTTGGAACGATCTATTCTTGTTGAAACATAG